Genomic window (Pradoshia sp. D12):
CTATCATCATTCGCCTTAAAACATACCATTATCGGCGATTTTCAAATTGCCAGCAAGGCGGATGTTCAACAATTTGATGTTGAAAATGAAAAAGTAGTTATCAAACGCTAATGAAAGCAGGTGCTAAAAAAGCACCTGTTTTTCATTTTCTCCCCTCTTCTGCTCCCTTTCAATAAAAAGCAATTCTCGAAAAACAAGTTTGAAGATTATGCAATTATGGAGATAGGTATATATATTCTATTAATAGCTTATATAGATTTACAGAAAGTGAGTCGAATGTTCATGCCATCTGAAGTACTAACAACTGATTTTTATATTTTAATAGCAGCGATCCTATTAATCCTCGGAATTCTGTCTACAAAATTCTCAGCAAAATTAGGAGTCCCATCACTAGTCTTTTTTATACTGGTCGGAATGGCCATGGGAAATGATACCTTCGGCGTAATTAATTTTTCGAATGCAGGATTAGCACAAACGATTGGTGTTCTGGCCTTGATTATTATTTTGTTTGAAGGTGGAATACAAACTAAATGGAAATCATTGCGGCCAATTATTCTCCCTTCCCTTTCACTGGCAACCATTGGTGTTTTGATAACCTCTGCAATAGTTACGATAGCAGCTCATTATATTCTTAATGTTGATTGGCTGATAGCTATGTTATTCGGTTCAATTGTTGGATCAACGGATGCAGCAGCAGTATTTGCTGTATTAAAAGGACAAAACATACAAGACCATTCAGGTAAAACATTAGAGGCTGAATCTGGTTCCAATGACCCGATGGCAATCTTTTTAACCGTGTCCTGTATTGAAATGATTACCTCTTCTGAAGTAAATGTAGTTAATCTAATTGGATCTTTTATTGTCCAGATGGGACTTGGTTTACTGCTTGGATGGATATTCGGGAAAATAGCCGTTGCTGTGCTTAATCGGATCAATTTGGAATCAACTGGCCTTTACCCTGTTTTCGCTGTTACATTCGCTTTATTAACATACGGTATTACTGCGAATCTAAACGGAAGTGGATTACTGGCCGTCTATGTAATGGCTATTATCATTGGAAACTCTGAGGTCGCCTATGAAAAAGCTACACAATTCTTTGCCGAAGGATTTGCCTGGATGATGCAAATTTTAATGTTCATTATATTAGGCTTACTTGTTAATCCCGACGATTTATTTTCACTTGAAATTATCTTAAAAGGCTTATTGCTTTCTGTTATTTTAATCCTGATTGCAAGGCCGGCAGCTGTATTCATTTCTACTATTAAAATGAATTTCAATTTTAAAGAGAGAGTATTTTTATCCTGGGCTGGCTTAAAAGGCTCCGTACCAATTGTCCTGGCGACATTTCCCTTACTTGCAAACATTGGAGACAGCCACCTGATTTTTAATGTTGTCTTCTTTGTTGTATTAACAAGTTGTTTAATACAAGGATCCACCATATCCTTCGTGGCTGGCAAACTTGGATTAGCCGAGCCTGCCAGTGAAACCCCTAAGCATTCACTTGAAATTGTCTCACTGGGTAAGGCCAATGCTGAAATGGTGAAATATCAAATGGAACCGGACTCTTTCTTGATTGGGAAAACACTAATTGAAATACCATTCCCTGACCATACATTGGTCAATGCAATCATAAGAGATGACAAATTGGTTACCCCTACCGGTGACACAGTGATCAAAGAAGGCGATTTTCTCTATGTATTGACACCTAAGTTAAAAAAACGCAGCGTAAAACAGTTACTGCGAAAGAAAAATACTGATAATGAAGAATAATAGTAAGATTAGAAGTTAGTATCCTATTTCAAAACTATGATAGCTTAAAGAACAAAATCTCATCAAAAAATGCCTCCTATCTCAAGGATAGGAGGCATTTTTATTAGACAGTCACTACTTTTATTTCGTTTTTGATCACTTCTGCTTTAAATGTTCTCTTGTCTGGGTGATTGAAGACACAATCCGCAATTCCATCCTCAAGTTGTTCCTGAATAACTCGACGTAATGGACGTGCTCCAAAAGCAGGATTATATCCAAGCTCAGCCAGTTTTTCTTTTACTTCATCTATTATGGTCAGTTTAAATCCTTCATGATCAAGCATTTCATATAGTTCAGCAAGCATAATATCTACAATTTCAAGTAAGTTTTCTTTTGTTAATGATTTAAACTCAATGATGCTATCAAAACGGTTTAAAAATTCAGGCTTGAAGTAGCTGCCAAGAGATTGAAGAATAGATACTTCTTCCTCTACTCCTCCTGCTCCAAAACCAACTTTCTTAACTTTCTCACCGACTCCTGCATTACTTGTCATGATAATCACTGTGTCTTTAAAGTTTACTGTGCGTCCCTGACTGTCTGTTAAACGTCCATCTTCAAGGATTTGCAAGAACATGTGCATCACATCTGGATGAGCTTTTTCAATTTCATCCAAAAGAATGATGCTATATGGTTTACGGCGAACCTTTTCGGTTAATTGTCCGGCTTCTTCATGTCCGACATATCCCGGAGGAGAACCGATTAATTTAGACACACTGTGTTTCTCCATATATTCACTCATATCTAAACGAATCATAGAGTCTTTTGTGCCAAACAATTCTTCTGCCAATGCTTTTGATAGCTCAGTCTTCCCAACTCCAGTCGGACCTACAAATAAGAATGATCCAATTGGGCGATTTTTGGCTTTTAAGCCGGCACGGCTCCGACGAACAGCTTTCGCCACTTTTTGAACGGCCTCATCCTGACCGATTACTTTATTTTTAAGTTCCTCTTGAAGCTTATTCATTCGAACAGCTTCATCCTCTTGTAGCTTACCTACTGGTATACCTGTTTTCTGTTCGATGATTTTCTGGATATCTTCTACAGTTACCTTCGGCTTTTCACCAGTTCCTGTTTTAAGCATATTTTCAAGTTTTTCTTCTTCGTCTCGAAGTTTGGCAGCCTGTTCATAGGCTTCTGTTTTTAATGCCTGTTCTTTTTCTTTGTGAATTTGCGCCAATCTTTCTTTTACTGATTCTTCACCTTGATTTTCAATTGTCAAATTCAATTTAGAACCAGCTTCATCCATTAAGTCAATGGCTTTATCCGGCAAGAAACGATCTTGAATATAGCGGTGTGACAGTTCTACCGCTGCTTCTAATACTTCATCACTAAATTCAACGGAATGGTAGGATTCATATCTTTCTCTTAATCCTTTTAGAATATCTAACGCTTCTGCAGTTGTAGGCTCATTAACCATTACTGGTTGGAAACGTCTTTCAAGTGCCCCATCTTTTTCAATTTGACGATACTCATTTAATGTTGTTGCACCTACTAATTGTAACTCTCCACGCGCAAGCGCTGGTTTCAGAATATTCCCTGCATCCATGGAGCCTTCTGCAGATCCGGCACCTACAAGCTGATGAATTTCGTCAATAAACAGAATCACATTTTTTCTTGTTTGCAATTCTTGAATAAGCTGCTTCATCCGTTCCTCAAATTGCCCACGAATACCAGTATTGGATACTAAGGAAGCAACATCAAGCAGATATACTTCTTTATCCTTTAGTTTTAAGGGAACATTCCCTTCCGCAATTTTAATCGCAAGTCCTTCAGCAATCGCTGTTTTACCAACCCCTGGTTCACCGATCAGGACTGGATTATTTTTCGTACGTCTGTTCAATATCTCAATTACACGTTTAACCTCTTCTTCACGTCCAATCACTGGATCAATGAGTCCTGCTTTTGCATTATAAGTTAAGTTACGACCGTATTGATCAAGTAATCCTCCACCATTAGGCGGCTGTGTTTGTGTTCTGACCTGTTTATGCTGGTTGTGATTTGTCTGGTCCATTGAGCCAGACATATCTGACATAAATGAATCTCCGTTACCCTGGTTGAAAAATGATTCTAATGTAAATGGCTTAAATGGATGTAAATTCATTCCTCCCATTTGAGCTCCTAATTTATTGCGTTCCTCTTTATAGCATGAAGAACACAAATGATGATTTTCCTGATGTCCATTCACCCTTAATTGCATCTGTACAGTTGCTTGGTTTTGTTGGCATTTTTCGCAAACCATAGATGTATCCTCCTTATAATTCTAAATTTATTTTATCGTTTTACAGTTACTAAACTCATTTGAAAATTGGTCAATTTGACTTTGACTATCTTTGACCTTAATTACATT
Coding sequences:
- a CDS encoding potassium/proton antiporter translates to MPSEVLTTDFYILIAAILLILGILSTKFSAKLGVPSLVFFILVGMAMGNDTFGVINFSNAGLAQTIGVLALIIILFEGGIQTKWKSLRPIILPSLSLATIGVLITSAIVTIAAHYILNVDWLIAMLFGSIVGSTDAAAVFAVLKGQNIQDHSGKTLEAESGSNDPMAIFLTVSCIEMITSSEVNVVNLIGSFIVQMGLGLLLGWIFGKIAVAVLNRINLESTGLYPVFAVTFALLTYGITANLNGSGLLAVYVMAIIIGNSEVAYEKATQFFAEGFAWMMQILMFIILGLLVNPDDLFSLEIILKGLLLSVILILIARPAAVFISTIKMNFNFKERVFLSWAGLKGSVPIVLATFPLLANIGDSHLIFNVVFFVVLTSCLIQGSTISFVAGKLGLAEPASETPKHSLEIVSLGKANAEMVKYQMEPDSFLIGKTLIEIPFPDHTLVNAIIRDDKLVTPTGDTVIKEGDFLYVLTPKLKKRSVKQLLRKKNTDNEE
- a CDS encoding ATP-dependent Clp protease ATP-binding subunit is translated as MVCEKCQQNQATVQMQLRVNGHQENHHLCSSCYKEERNKLGAQMGGMNLHPFKPFTLESFFNQGNGDSFMSDMSGSMDQTNHNQHKQVRTQTQPPNGGGLLDQYGRNLTYNAKAGLIDPVIGREEEVKRVIEILNRRTKNNPVLIGEPGVGKTAIAEGLAIKIAEGNVPLKLKDKEVYLLDVASLVSNTGIRGQFEERMKQLIQELQTRKNVILFIDEIHQLVGAGSAEGSMDAGNILKPALARGELQLVGATTLNEYRQIEKDGALERRFQPVMVNEPTTAEALDILKGLRERYESYHSVEFSDEVLEAAVELSHRYIQDRFLPDKAIDLMDEAGSKLNLTIENQGEESVKERLAQIHKEKEQALKTEAYEQAAKLRDEEEKLENMLKTGTGEKPKVTVEDIQKIIEQKTGIPVGKLQEDEAVRMNKLQEELKNKVIGQDEAVQKVAKAVRRSRAGLKAKNRPIGSFLFVGPTGVGKTELSKALAEELFGTKDSMIRLDMSEYMEKHSVSKLIGSPPGYVGHEEAGQLTEKVRRKPYSIILLDEIEKAHPDVMHMFLQILEDGRLTDSQGRTVNFKDTVIIMTSNAGVGEKVKKVGFGAGGVEEEVSILQSLGSYFKPEFLNRFDSIIEFKSLTKENLLEIVDIMLAELYEMLDHEGFKLTIIDEVKEKLAELGYNPAFGARPLRRVIQEQLEDGIADCVFNHPDKRTFKAEVIKNEIKVVTV